From Magnolia sinica isolate HGM2019 chromosome 13, MsV1, whole genome shotgun sequence, one genomic window encodes:
- the LOC131222975 gene encoding protein unc-13 homolog, whose product MALLFRDRGLGDSKREMGGSARIPAAELPSPFGELGCSLSDAELRETAYEIFVGSCRASGGKPLTFIPQSERSEKALNSSPSSISPSLQRSLTSTAASKMKKALGLKSSSSKKSPAKENSPSKSKKPMTVGELMRVQMRVSEQTDSRIRRALLRIAAAQHGRRFEQMVLPLELLQQFKASDFPDQQEYEAWQFRNLKVLEAGLLMHPLLPLEKSDLHPQRLRQIIRGASEKPLETGRNSDSMQALRSAVMSLACKSFDGSVADVCHWADGYPLNIKLYQMLLEACFDANEETSVIEEVDDVIELIKKTWPVLGMNQMLHNLCFSWLLFNRFVATSQVENDLLFAADNQLAEVAKDAKATKDPVYAKILSSTLSSILSWTEKRLLAYHDTFHPGNIDSMQSIVSLGVSAAKILVEDISHEYRRRRKEEVDVARNRIDTYIRSSLRTAFAQRMEKADSSRRSSKNQPNPTPVLSILAKDIGDLATKEKEVFSPILKRWHPLAAGVAVATLHACYGNEFKQFISSLTELTPDAVQVLNAADKLEKDLVQIAVEDSVDSEDGGKAIIREMPPYEAESAMANLAKIWIKTRVDTLKEWIDRNLQQEVWNPRANKESFAPSAVEVLRIIDETLDAFFQLPIPMHAALLPDLLTALDRSMQQYISKAKSGCGTRSTYIPSMPALTRCTMGSKFQGVWKKKEKSQNSQKRKSQVGTLNGDDSFGLPQLCVRMNTLHHIRTELEGLEKRMVTYLRNTESGHGDIANGVENKFELSIPACQEGIQQLCEATAYKVVFHDLSHVLWDGLYVGDVASARIEPFRKELDANLELISSTVHDRVRNRVITAVMKASFDGFLMVLLAGGPSRTFIRQDSQIIEEDFAIIKDLFVCNGDGLPEELVDKGAAQVRNVLPLFRADTESLIERFRRLMSEAYGPSAKSKFPLPPTSGHWNPNEPNTILRVLCCRNDEAASKFLKKTYNLPKKL is encoded by the exons ATGGCCCTTCTCTTCAGAGACAGGGGCCTTGGAGACTCGAAAAGAGAAATGGGTGGCAGCGCCCGCATCCCCGCCGCTGAACTCCCCTCCCCCTTTGGGGAATTGGGCTGCAGCCTTTCCGACGCCGAGCTTCGAGAGACTGCCTACGAGATATTCGTCGGATCCTGCCGGGCTTCAGGTGGAAAGCCATTGACTTTCATTCCTCAATCCGAGAGATCTGAGAAGGCGCTGAATTCGTCGCCGTCTTCAATCTCGCCTTCTCTGCAAAGATCCCTGACTTCTACCGCGGCAAGCAAGATGAAGAAGGCGCTGGGGTTGAAATCTTCATCTTCTAAGAAGAGTCCGGCGAAGGAGAACAGCCCGTCCAAGTCAAAGAAGCCGATGACGGTCGGGGAGCTCATGAGAGTTCAGATGAGGGTTTCGGAGCAGACGGATTCGAGGATCCGGCGGGCTCTGTTGAGGATTGCGGCAGCGCAG CACGGTAGACGGTTTGAGCAAATGGTATTACCGTTAGAGCTGTTGCAGCAGTTCAAGGCTTCTGATTTTCCTGATCAGCAGGAATATGAAGCCTGGCAATTTAGGAATTTGAAGGTCCTCGAGGCTGGACTCCTTATGCATCCTCTTCTCCCACTAGAAAAGTCAGATCTTCATCCACAACGGCTTCGGCAGATTATACGTGGAGCTTCTGAAAAGCCCCTAGAAACAGGAAGGAATTCTGATTCTATGCAAGCCTTGCGCAGTGCTGTTATGTCTCTTGCATGCAAATCGTTTGATGGGTCAGTTGCTGATGTATGTCATTGGGCAGACGGGTATCCACTGAATATCAAACTATACCAGATGCTACTAGAAGCTTGTTTTGATGCTAATGAGGAAACATCAGTTATAGAAGAGGTTGATGATGTTATAGAATTAATCAAGAAGACATGGCCAGTCCTGGGCATGAATCAGATGCTTCATAACCTTTGCTTCTCATGGCTTTTATTCAATCGTTTTGTAGCGACCAGCCAAGTAGAAAATGATCTGCTGTTTGCAGCTGACAATCAGTTGGCTGAAGTTGCAAAAGATGCAAAGGCTACAAAGGATCCAGTGTATGCTAAGATATTGAGTTCAACGTTGAGTTCAATATTAAGTTGGACAGAAAAACGGCTTCTTGCCTACCATGACACCTTCCATCCGGGTAATATTGATTCGATGCAGAGTATTGTTTCTTTGGGGGTTTCGGCAGCAAAGATACTAGTTGAAGATATTTCTCATGAGTATCGCCGCAGGAGGAAAGAAGAAGTTGATGTAGCTCGCAATAGGATTGACACTTACATCAGGTCATCGCTCCGCACAGCTTTTGCTCAG AGAATGGAGAAGGCAGACTCGAGCAGGCGATCATCTAAAAACCAGCCAAACCCGACCCCAGTTCTTTCCATCCTTGCAAAGGACATTGGTGATTTAGCTACTAAAGAGAAGGAAGTGTTCAGTCCGATACTGAAGAGATGGCATCCTTTAGCTGCGGGTGTGGCTGTTGCTACCCTTCATGCTTGCTATGGGAATGAATTCAAACAATTCATTTCCAGTCTCACGGAGCTGACTCCTGATGCTGTACAAGTATTGAATGCTGCAGACAAGTTGGAGAAAGATCTCGTGCAGATTGCCGTTGAAGACTCAGTCGACAGTGAAGATGGCGGGAAGGCGATTATTCGTGAGATGCCTCCTTATGAGGCTGAATCTGCCATGGCCAATCTGGCGAAAATATGGATAAAGACAAGGGTGGACACACTAAAGGAATGGATTGACCGGAACTTGCAACAAGAG GTTTGGAACCCAAGGGCGAACAAGGAGAGCTTTGCTCCCTCTGCTGTTGAAGTTCTTCGAATAATCGATGAAACGTTGGATGCTTTCTTTCAGCTGCCCATACCGATGCATGCAGCCTTGCTTCCTGACCTGTTGACTGCACTCGATAGAAGCATGCAACAGTACATATCCAAGGCAAAATCTGGCTGTG GAACAAGAAGTACGTACATTCCTTCCATGCCTGCATTAACCCGATGCACAATGGGATCAAAGTTCCAAGGTGTatggaagaaaaaagagaaatcaCAAAACTCCCAGAAAAGGAAATCCCAGGTTGGGACACTGAATGGCGACGATTCATTTGGATTACCACAGCTTTGTGTCCGCATGAACACACTTCATCACATCCGGACTGAGTTGGAGGGCTTGGAGAAACGCATGGTTACTTATCTGCGGAACACAGAATCTGGTCATGGGGACATTGCAAACGGGGTGGAAAACAAGTTTGAGCTTTCAATACCTGCTTGTCAGGAAGGGATCCAACAGCTCTGCGAGGCAACGGCGTACAAGGTGGTATTCCATGATCTAAGCCATGTTTTATGGGATGGTTTGTATGTTGGAGATGTGGCATCTGCAAGGATTGAACCCTTTCGGAAAGAGCTTGATGCGAATCTTGAACTTATATCATCCACTGTGCATGATCGGGTGCGTAACCGAGTGATTACGGCTGTGATGAAAGCTTCCTTCGACGGGTTTTTGATGGTGCTTCTTGCCGGTGGTCCATCCCGTACTTTCATTCGCCAAGATTCTCAAATCATAGAGGAAGATTTCGCGATTATCAAAGATCTGTTTGTGTGTAATGGAGACGGGTTGCCAGAGGAGTTAGTAGACAAGGGCGCTGCGCAGGTGAGGAATGTTCTTCCCCTCTTCCGTGCCGATACTGAGAGCCTAATTGAGCGGTTCAGACGCTTGATGTCAGAGGCTTATGGTCCATCTGCGAAATCTAAGTTTCCCTTACCTCCAACGTCGGGCCATTGGAATCCAAATGAGCCGAACACAATTCTACGAGTCTTGTGTTGTCGGAATGACGAAGCGGCTTCTAAGTTTCTTAAGAAGACCTACAACTTGCCCAAGAAACTGTAA